The following are from one region of the Pocillopora verrucosa isolate sample1 chromosome 3, ASM3666991v2, whole genome shotgun sequence genome:
- the LOC131774079 gene encoding uncharacterized protein isoform X2, translating to MKRRNEESPPSDTSTSKKRKTRLDVNQGVPSDEELEWLSHQLEDWEELGRRLGIDDATLTAFDDDYKKKRKKIYRMLRHWKVKDGSTATYMVLHDALCHQFVNRTDLAEKLLANSILPQFIPDSTPFYIKARGTMGLKAYRRALETGETFDRRTKIVLIGQDRVGKTSLRRYLRGEAFKEKEASTNGIEMISPVKNAGKEAWRNPAPLENTSALDHKCAELVEKDLLGSSEEPTSGKGATQERSNDDLVSNEVINRNVFQEVESEQKPEEVPENVRYLLDYRFKAKDTSDNEDIWPFIWDFAGQAVYHAIHPVFLSQEAIYVLVSDLTKELSDVALCRIRPANHDEIEEDSPYVQDTNLDHMMRWLDLVQSLRQPEFQGKSADTNQVLPPVVLVGTHADGVRDPCKEMESVNETICSMAHSETLKHISKELFFIDNTNPNREDDPQIVSLRTELLNLARKMPNFNKVIPMQWLRVEQKVDDMVKQGMHYVGKKRFAEDISGGICQFNHKDDVEELLHFLQARGRVIYQDLPDNPDGLVVLDPQWLIKILCEIITVSPPWKNDPVLQKDYKVLGREGLLSQQLLNQAFEHLELSDVKDSLIHIMESFDVICNSKNCKGKDYPYFVPCMLKSPKKNTRGTNMHNGPLPVFLTFNTNYVPSGLFCRLVVHFWKEWASQLCRDSRMAPSLFSNAARFNVSEVYQLTLECHKTVIKLIIWTQRDSDGMEEKRICEELLSLLERCRTRLGVTCPWLGSSTMELYVKCQLCEPRPDKCRDGTNICILHKEKGCSHFDCGHYIPLGSSGLSCEHSVDTVPDYPREKLDPWVQALKSIERKKQTGDSTKHLRRSKVKRRNEESSLNDALTPKKRKTRLAGDSTKHLRRPKVKSCDEESSPSDVVTPKKGKTRFAVKKGVTKKKDLEWLSRQLEEWKSLGRRLKIKDAKLAAFDCEFKKYSEKIYQMLLHWKRKKGFRATYKVLHRALCHRFVNRTDLAQKLCCQQHK from the exons ATGAAACGCCGTAATGAAGAGTCGCCTCCGAGTGACACTTCAAcctcaaagaaaagaaaaactcgtcTCGACG TCAACCAAGGAGTTCCCAGTGACGAAGAATTAGAGTGGCTTTCGCACCAACTCGAAGATTGGGAGGAACTCGGGCGTCGTCTCGGAATTGACGATGCAACATTAACAGCGTTTGACGATGACTATAAGAAAAAGCGTAAAAAAATCTACAGAATGTTACGACATTGGAAAGTGAAGGATGGCTCAACTGCAACATACATGGTCCTACATGATGCACTCTGTCATCAGTTTGTTAATCGCACAGATTTAGCTGAGAAACTTTTGGCAAATTCGATTTTGCCCCAATTTATCCCTG ATTCAACCCCCTTCTACATAAAAGCGAGGGGAACAATGGGACTAAAAGCATACAGGAGAGCACTGGAGACTGGCGAAACTTTCGATAGACGTACCAAAATTGTGTTGATTGGTCAGGACCGTGTTGGCAAAACAAGTCTGAGAAGATACCTCAGAGGTGAAGCatttaaagaaaaggaagcCAGCACTAATGGGATTGAAATGATTTCCCCTGTCAAGAACGCAGGAAAAGAGGCATGGAGGAATCCAGCCCCGCTTGAAAACACAAGTGCACTTGACCACAAATGTGCAGAATTGGTTGAAAAGGATTTACTCGGCAGCTCTGAAGAACCTACAAGTGGAAAGGGAGCGACTCAAGAACGTTCAAATGACGACCTTGTCTCAAACGAAGTCATTAATAGAAATG TTTTCCAGGAGGTCGAAAGTGAGCAAAAACCAGAAGAAGTACCCGAGAATGTCCGTTACCTCTTAGATTATCGCTTCAAGGCAAAGGACACCTCCGACAATGAGGATATATGGCCTTTTATTTGGGATTTTGCTGGCCAGGCAGTATACCATGCCATTCATCCAGTTTTCCTATCGCAAGAAGCCATATATGTCCTGGTGTCAGATCTTACTAAGGAGTTAAGTGATGTTGCCCTATGTCGGATAAGACCGGCTAATCACGATGAAATAGAAGAAGACTCGCCTTACGTCCAGGATACTAATCTCGATCACATGATGAGATGGCTGGACTTGGTACAGTCTTTGAGACAGCCAGAGTTTCAGGGAAAGTCGGCAGATACTAACCAAGTTTTGCCTCCTGTGGTGCTTGTGGGTACACATGCTGATGGCGTAAGGGATCCTTGCAAGGAAATGGAATCTGTAAATGAAACCATTTGCAGCATGGCTCATTCAGAAACcctaaaacatatttcaaaagaattatTCTTCATAGATAACACAAATCCGAACAGAGAAGACGACCCACAGATCGTTTCTTTGCGTACGGAATTATTGAATCTGGCTAGAAAAATGCCAAATTTCAACAAGGTAATCCCTATGCAGTGGCTCCGTGTGGAACAAAAAGTCGACGATATGGTGAAACAAGGGATGCATTACGTTGGTAAGAAGCGTTTTGCAGAGGACATTTCTGGAGGCATTTGCCAGTTTAATCACAAAGATGACGTCGAAGAATTGTTACACTTTTTACAAGCTCGTGGAAGAGTTATCTACCAAGATCTCCCTGACAATCCAGATGGTTTGGTCGTGCTAGATCCGCAGTGGTTAATTAAAATACTATGTGAGATAATTACGGTGAGTCCACCATGGAAAAACGACCCTGTTCTTCAGAAAGATTACAAAGTCCTCGGAAGAGAGGGACTGCTTTCGCAGCAGTTGCTTAATCAAGCGTTTGAACACCTTGAACTGAGTGATGTAAAGGATTCACTGATTCATATCATGGAAAGCTTTGATGTTATATGCAACTCTAAGAACTGCAAGGGGAAAGATTACCCTTATTTTGTTCCATGTATGTTGAAATCACCAAAGAAGAATACGAGAGGCACAAACATGCACAATGGCCCTTTGCCCGTATTTCTCACATTTAACACCAACTACGTTCCAAGCGGGCTGTTTTGCAGACTGGTTGTACATTTTTGGAAGGAATGGGCATCACAATTATGCCGTGACTCCCGTATGGCCCCTTCGTTGTTTTCAAACGCCGCCCGATTCAATGTCAGTGAAGTGTACCAGCTCACTCTAGAGTGTCACAAAACTGTGATCAAGTTGATAATCTGGACACAGCGAGACTCAGATGGAATGGAAGAGAAAAGAATTTGCGAAGAATTATTGAG TCTTCTGGAGCGTTGCAGAACTAGGCTAGGCGTCACCTGTCCGTGGTTAGGATCATCTACGATGGAATTGTATGTGAAATGCCAGTTGTGTGAGCCTCGTCCAGATAAGTGTCGTGACGGAACCAATATTTGCATATTGCACAAAGAGAAAGGCTGCTCTCATTTTGACTGTGGCCACTACATTCCGTTAGGCAGCTCTGGTCTGAGTTGTGAACACTCCGTTGATACTGTTCCCGACTATCCAAGAGAAAAACTGGATCCTTGGGTTCag GCTTTGAAATCCATTGAACGTAAGAAACAAACTG gtgatTCTACTAAACATTTACGTCGGTCAAAGGTGAAACGCCGTAATGAAGAGTCGTCTCTGAATGACGCCTTAACaccgaagaaaagaaaaactcgtttgGCAG gtgattctactaaacatttgcgTCGGCCAAAGGTGAAGAGCTGtgatgaagagtcgtctccgaGTGATGTCGTAACtccaaagaaaggaaaaacccGTTTcgcag TTAAGAAAGGAGTTACCAAGAAGaaagatttagagtggctttcgCGGCAACTCGAGGAGTGGAAGTCGCTGGGGCGTCGTCTCAAAATTAAGGACGCAAAACTAGCGGCGTTTGACTGTGAATTTAAGAAATACTCTGAAAAAATttaccaaatgttattacactGGAAAAGGAAGAAAGGTTTTCGTGCAACATACAAGGTCCTACATCGTGCACTGTGTCATCGATTTGTTAATCGCACAGATTTAGCTCAGAAACTTTGCTGTCAACAACATAAATGA
- the LOC131774079 gene encoding uncharacterized protein isoform X1: MKRRNEESPPSDTSTSKKRKTRLDVNQGVPSDEELEWLSHQLEDWEELGRRLGIDDATLTAFDDDYKKKRKKIYRMLRHWKVKDGSTATYMVLHDALCHQFVNRTDLAEKLLANSILPQFIPGGSTELSRQYVYSGNLAVGLLANRNLLQFIPDSTPFYIKARGTMGLKAYRRALETGETFDRRTKIVLIGQDRVGKTSLRRYLRGEAFKEKEASTNGIEMISPVKNAGKEAWRNPAPLENTSALDHKCAELVEKDLLGSSEEPTSGKGATQERSNDDLVSNEVINRNVFQEVESEQKPEEVPENVRYLLDYRFKAKDTSDNEDIWPFIWDFAGQAVYHAIHPVFLSQEAIYVLVSDLTKELSDVALCRIRPANHDEIEEDSPYVQDTNLDHMMRWLDLVQSLRQPEFQGKSADTNQVLPPVVLVGTHADGVRDPCKEMESVNETICSMAHSETLKHISKELFFIDNTNPNREDDPQIVSLRTELLNLARKMPNFNKVIPMQWLRVEQKVDDMVKQGMHYVGKKRFAEDISGGICQFNHKDDVEELLHFLQARGRVIYQDLPDNPDGLVVLDPQWLIKILCEIITVSPPWKNDPVLQKDYKVLGREGLLSQQLLNQAFEHLELSDVKDSLIHIMESFDVICNSKNCKGKDYPYFVPCMLKSPKKNTRGTNMHNGPLPVFLTFNTNYVPSGLFCRLVVHFWKEWASQLCRDSRMAPSLFSNAARFNVSEVYQLTLECHKTVIKLIIWTQRDSDGMEEKRICEELLSLLERCRTRLGVTCPWLGSSTMELYVKCQLCEPRPDKCRDGTNICILHKEKGCSHFDCGHYIPLGSSGLSCEHSVDTVPDYPREKLDPWVQALKSIERKKQTGDSTKHLRRSKVKRRNEESSLNDALTPKKRKTRLAGDSTKHLRRPKVKSCDEESSPSDVVTPKKGKTRFAVKKGVTKKKDLEWLSRQLEEWKSLGRRLKIKDAKLAAFDCEFKKYSEKIYQMLLHWKRKKGFRATYKVLHRALCHRFVNRTDLAQKLCCQQHK, translated from the exons ATGAAACGCCGTAATGAAGAGTCGCCTCCGAGTGACACTTCAAcctcaaagaaaagaaaaactcgtcTCGACG TCAACCAAGGAGTTCCCAGTGACGAAGAATTAGAGTGGCTTTCGCACCAACTCGAAGATTGGGAGGAACTCGGGCGTCGTCTCGGAATTGACGATGCAACATTAACAGCGTTTGACGATGACTATAAGAAAAAGCGTAAAAAAATCTACAGAATGTTACGACATTGGAAAGTGAAGGATGGCTCAACTGCAACATACATGGTCCTACATGATGCACTCTGTCATCAGTTTGTTAATCGCACAGATTTAGCTGAGAAACTTTTGGCAAATTCGATTTTGCCCCAATTTATCCCTG gtggaTCTACTGAACTCTCTCGTCAGTATGTTTATAGCGGAAATTTAGCTGTGGGACTTTTGGCAAATAGGAATTTGCTCCAATTTATCCCTG ATTCAACCCCCTTCTACATAAAAGCGAGGGGAACAATGGGACTAAAAGCATACAGGAGAGCACTGGAGACTGGCGAAACTTTCGATAGACGTACCAAAATTGTGTTGATTGGTCAGGACCGTGTTGGCAAAACAAGTCTGAGAAGATACCTCAGAGGTGAAGCatttaaagaaaaggaagcCAGCACTAATGGGATTGAAATGATTTCCCCTGTCAAGAACGCAGGAAAAGAGGCATGGAGGAATCCAGCCCCGCTTGAAAACACAAGTGCACTTGACCACAAATGTGCAGAATTGGTTGAAAAGGATTTACTCGGCAGCTCTGAAGAACCTACAAGTGGAAAGGGAGCGACTCAAGAACGTTCAAATGACGACCTTGTCTCAAACGAAGTCATTAATAGAAATG TTTTCCAGGAGGTCGAAAGTGAGCAAAAACCAGAAGAAGTACCCGAGAATGTCCGTTACCTCTTAGATTATCGCTTCAAGGCAAAGGACACCTCCGACAATGAGGATATATGGCCTTTTATTTGGGATTTTGCTGGCCAGGCAGTATACCATGCCATTCATCCAGTTTTCCTATCGCAAGAAGCCATATATGTCCTGGTGTCAGATCTTACTAAGGAGTTAAGTGATGTTGCCCTATGTCGGATAAGACCGGCTAATCACGATGAAATAGAAGAAGACTCGCCTTACGTCCAGGATACTAATCTCGATCACATGATGAGATGGCTGGACTTGGTACAGTCTTTGAGACAGCCAGAGTTTCAGGGAAAGTCGGCAGATACTAACCAAGTTTTGCCTCCTGTGGTGCTTGTGGGTACACATGCTGATGGCGTAAGGGATCCTTGCAAGGAAATGGAATCTGTAAATGAAACCATTTGCAGCATGGCTCATTCAGAAACcctaaaacatatttcaaaagaattatTCTTCATAGATAACACAAATCCGAACAGAGAAGACGACCCACAGATCGTTTCTTTGCGTACGGAATTATTGAATCTGGCTAGAAAAATGCCAAATTTCAACAAGGTAATCCCTATGCAGTGGCTCCGTGTGGAACAAAAAGTCGACGATATGGTGAAACAAGGGATGCATTACGTTGGTAAGAAGCGTTTTGCAGAGGACATTTCTGGAGGCATTTGCCAGTTTAATCACAAAGATGACGTCGAAGAATTGTTACACTTTTTACAAGCTCGTGGAAGAGTTATCTACCAAGATCTCCCTGACAATCCAGATGGTTTGGTCGTGCTAGATCCGCAGTGGTTAATTAAAATACTATGTGAGATAATTACGGTGAGTCCACCATGGAAAAACGACCCTGTTCTTCAGAAAGATTACAAAGTCCTCGGAAGAGAGGGACTGCTTTCGCAGCAGTTGCTTAATCAAGCGTTTGAACACCTTGAACTGAGTGATGTAAAGGATTCACTGATTCATATCATGGAAAGCTTTGATGTTATATGCAACTCTAAGAACTGCAAGGGGAAAGATTACCCTTATTTTGTTCCATGTATGTTGAAATCACCAAAGAAGAATACGAGAGGCACAAACATGCACAATGGCCCTTTGCCCGTATTTCTCACATTTAACACCAACTACGTTCCAAGCGGGCTGTTTTGCAGACTGGTTGTACATTTTTGGAAGGAATGGGCATCACAATTATGCCGTGACTCCCGTATGGCCCCTTCGTTGTTTTCAAACGCCGCCCGATTCAATGTCAGTGAAGTGTACCAGCTCACTCTAGAGTGTCACAAAACTGTGATCAAGTTGATAATCTGGACACAGCGAGACTCAGATGGAATGGAAGAGAAAAGAATTTGCGAAGAATTATTGAG TCTTCTGGAGCGTTGCAGAACTAGGCTAGGCGTCACCTGTCCGTGGTTAGGATCATCTACGATGGAATTGTATGTGAAATGCCAGTTGTGTGAGCCTCGTCCAGATAAGTGTCGTGACGGAACCAATATTTGCATATTGCACAAAGAGAAAGGCTGCTCTCATTTTGACTGTGGCCACTACATTCCGTTAGGCAGCTCTGGTCTGAGTTGTGAACACTCCGTTGATACTGTTCCCGACTATCCAAGAGAAAAACTGGATCCTTGGGTTCag GCTTTGAAATCCATTGAACGTAAGAAACAAACTG gtgatTCTACTAAACATTTACGTCGGTCAAAGGTGAAACGCCGTAATGAAGAGTCGTCTCTGAATGACGCCTTAACaccgaagaaaagaaaaactcgtttgGCAG gtgattctactaaacatttgcgTCGGCCAAAGGTGAAGAGCTGtgatgaagagtcgtctccgaGTGATGTCGTAACtccaaagaaaggaaaaacccGTTTcgcag TTAAGAAAGGAGTTACCAAGAAGaaagatttagagtggctttcgCGGCAACTCGAGGAGTGGAAGTCGCTGGGGCGTCGTCTCAAAATTAAGGACGCAAAACTAGCGGCGTTTGACTGTGAATTTAAGAAATACTCTGAAAAAATttaccaaatgttattacactGGAAAAGGAAGAAAGGTTTTCGTGCAACATACAAGGTCCTACATCGTGCACTGTGTCATCGATTTGTTAATCGCACAGATTTAGCTCAGAAACTTTGCTGTCAACAACATAAATGA